One genomic window of Pseudomonas aeruginosa includes the following:
- a CDS encoding cupin domain-containing protein — MAITVIRHGITLDELDAWGSVADLGSEILEGEVKAFGKMTAGAPTDPVSAAYFGTTAGKFRMTYPFSEQATVVSGEVRLTDESTGQSTLYKAGDSWFVSKGTPVLWEVADGGFVKHYYAVA; from the coding sequence ATGGCCATTACCGTTATCCGCCACGGCATCACCCTCGACGAACTGGACGCCTGGGGCAGCGTCGCCGACCTCGGCTCGGAGATCCTCGAAGGCGAGGTGAAAGCCTTCGGCAAGATGACCGCAGGAGCCCCCACCGACCCGGTCAGCGCCGCCTACTTCGGCACCACCGCCGGCAAGTTCCGCATGACCTATCCGTTCAGCGAACAGGCCACGGTGGTCAGCGGCGAGGTCCGCCTCACCGACGAGTCCACCGGCCAGAGCACGCTCTACAAGGCCGGCGACAGCTGGTTCGTCAGCAAGGGCACCCCGGTGCTCTGGGAGGTTGCCGACGGCGGCTTCGTCAAGCATTACTACGCGGTGGCTTGA
- a CDS encoding ABC transporter permease, with protein MSRVTRVREEYEVQLEPLLEVSLERRLPLSQRLWQQGWLRKGLILALLALAWELAARVQGNDLLLPGFLQTARALGEGLASGELPAKAGISLLVLFKGYLLGIVLAFVLTSLAVSTQLGRDLLGTLTAMFNPLPAIALLPLALLWFGLGQNSLIFVLVHSVLWALALNTYAGFLGVSETLRMAGRNYGLRGLRFVLLILVPAALPSILAGLKIGWAFAWRTLIAAELVFGASSGKGGLGWYIFQNRNELYTDKVFAGLAVVVLIGLLVENLVFGSIERLTVKRWGVQR; from the coding sequence ATGAGTCGAGTCACGCGCGTTCGCGAAGAATACGAAGTCCAGCTCGAACCCCTGCTGGAGGTCTCCCTGGAGCGGCGCCTGCCCCTGAGCCAGCGTCTCTGGCAACAGGGCTGGCTGCGCAAGGGGCTGATCCTGGCGCTGCTGGCGCTGGCCTGGGAGCTGGCGGCGCGGGTCCAGGGCAACGACCTGCTGCTGCCAGGCTTCCTGCAGACGGCCAGGGCCCTCGGCGAGGGCCTGGCCAGCGGCGAACTGCCGGCCAAGGCGGGGATCTCCCTGCTGGTGCTGTTCAAGGGCTACCTGCTGGGGATCGTCCTGGCCTTCGTTCTGACCAGCCTGGCGGTCTCCACGCAGTTGGGCCGCGACCTGCTCGGGACCCTCACGGCGATGTTCAACCCGCTGCCGGCGATCGCGCTGCTGCCGCTGGCGCTGCTCTGGTTCGGCCTGGGCCAGAACAGCCTGATCTTCGTGCTGGTGCATTCGGTGCTCTGGGCGCTGGCGCTGAACACCTATGCCGGTTTCCTCGGTGTCTCGGAGACCCTGCGTATGGCAGGGCGCAACTACGGCCTGCGTGGCCTGCGCTTCGTCCTCCTGATCCTGGTGCCGGCGGCGCTGCCGTCGATTCTCGCCGGGCTGAAGATCGGCTGGGCCTTCGCCTGGCGCACGCTGATCGCCGCGGAACTGGTGTTCGGCGCGAGCAGCGGCAAGGGCGGGCTCGGCTGGTACATTTTCCAGAACCGCAACGAGCTGTACACCGACAAGGTATTCGCCGGCCTGGCCGTGGTGGTGCTGATCGGCCTGCTGGTGGAGAACCTGGTGTTCGGCAGCATCGAGCGCCTCACGGTGAAGCGCTGGGGAGTGCAACGCTAG
- a CDS encoding LysR family transcriptional regulator: MDSLSGFTVFVRVAETRSIVGAARTLGVSASAVGKRVARLEEKLGVRLFHRSTRSITLTAEGSLFLERSRRILAEIEATELELSQSRETPRGRLRVSLPLVSGLVLPTLADFMQAYPDIELDLDFSDRVVDVVDEGFDVVLRTGRPVDSRLSMRELGEFQLKLVGSPAYFARHGTPRCPEDLLRHTCLHYRFPNTGRLEEWPLRRADGEAPPQIPVSMVCNNIETRVCFALRDQGIACLPDFSIREALREGRLVSVLDAFCERRARFFLLWPSGRQVSPKLRAFIDFVAPRVIATLG; the protein is encoded by the coding sequence ATGGACAGCCTCAGCGGTTTCACCGTCTTCGTCCGCGTCGCCGAGACCCGCAGCATCGTCGGCGCCGCCCGGACCCTCGGCGTCAGCGCCTCGGCGGTGGGCAAGCGGGTCGCCCGCCTGGAAGAGAAACTCGGCGTGCGCCTGTTCCACCGCAGCACCCGCAGCATCACCCTGACCGCCGAAGGCAGCCTGTTCCTCGAGCGCAGCCGGCGCATCCTGGCCGAGATCGAAGCCACCGAGCTGGAGCTGTCGCAAAGCCGCGAGACCCCGCGCGGGCGCCTGCGGGTCAGCCTGCCTCTGGTCAGCGGGCTGGTCCTGCCGACGCTCGCCGACTTCATGCAGGCCTATCCGGACATCGAGCTAGACCTCGACTTCAGCGATCGCGTGGTGGATGTCGTCGACGAAGGCTTCGACGTGGTCCTGCGCACCGGCCGGCCGGTGGATTCGCGGCTGTCCATGCGCGAACTGGGTGAGTTCCAGCTGAAGCTGGTCGGCTCGCCGGCCTACTTCGCCCGCCACGGCACGCCGCGCTGCCCGGAAGACCTGCTGCGACACACCTGCCTGCACTACCGCTTCCCCAATACCGGCCGCCTCGAGGAATGGCCGCTGCGCCGCGCGGACGGCGAAGCCCCGCCGCAGATTCCGGTGTCGATGGTCTGCAACAACATCGAGACCCGCGTCTGCTTCGCCCTGCGCGACCAGGGCATCGCCTGCCTGCCGGACTTCTCGATCCGCGAGGCGCTGCGCGAAGGACGCCTGGTCAGCGTCCTCGACGCCTTCTGCGAGCGCCGCGCGCGATTCTTCCTGCTCTGGCCGTCCGGCCGCCAGGTCTCGCCCAAGCTGCGCGCCTTCATCGACTTCGTCGCGCCACGGGTGATCGCCACGCTGGGCTGA
- a CDS encoding TauD/TfdA dioxygenase family protein, with translation MSVSLPAPARADVPLQIRALDAAFGAEVLGLDLGLPLAAEDFRRIHRAHLDHHVLVFREQRITPAQQIAFSRRFGELQIHVLKQFLLPGHPEILIVSNIVENGQPIGLGDAGKFWHSDLSYKELPSLGSMLHAQELPEEGGDTLFADMHKAWDSLPEALRKAIEGRTAAHSYTARYSEPRFEGNWRPTLSAAQLAEVREVVHPIVRTHPESGRKGLFVSEGFTTRIVGLPADESAQLLAELYAHSVRPEHIYRHRWQAHDLVFWDNRSLIHLAGGCPAHLRRKLYRTTIQGDAPF, from the coding sequence ATGTCCGTTTCCCTTCCGGCGCCAGCGCGCGCCGACGTTCCTTTGCAGATCCGTGCCCTCGATGCCGCATTCGGCGCCGAGGTGCTCGGCCTCGACCTCGGGTTGCCCCTGGCCGCCGAGGACTTCCGCCGTATCCACCGGGCGCACCTGGACCACCATGTGCTGGTGTTCCGCGAGCAGCGCATCACCCCGGCGCAGCAGATCGCCTTCAGCCGGCGCTTCGGTGAGTTGCAGATCCATGTGCTGAAGCAGTTCCTGCTCCCAGGGCATCCGGAGATCCTCATCGTTTCCAACATCGTCGAGAACGGCCAGCCCATCGGTCTCGGCGATGCCGGCAAGTTCTGGCACTCCGACCTTTCCTATAAGGAGCTGCCGAGCCTCGGCTCGATGCTGCATGCCCAGGAGCTGCCGGAGGAGGGCGGCGATACTCTGTTCGCCGACATGCACAAGGCCTGGGACAGCCTGCCGGAAGCCCTGCGCAAGGCCATCGAGGGACGCACGGCGGCGCATTCCTATACCGCCCGCTACAGCGAACCGCGCTTCGAGGGCAACTGGCGGCCGACCCTGAGCGCCGCCCAGCTCGCCGAGGTGCGCGAAGTGGTCCATCCGATCGTGCGCACCCACCCGGAAAGTGGGCGCAAGGGGCTGTTCGTCAGCGAAGGTTTCACCACCCGCATCGTCGGCCTGCCGGCCGACGAGAGCGCCCAACTGCTCGCCGAGCTGTATGCGCACAGCGTGCGCCCCGAGCACATCTACCGGCATCGCTGGCAGGCGCATGACCTGGTGTTCTGGGACAACCGCTCGCTGATCCATCTCGCCGGCGGTTGCCCGGCCCACCTGCGGCGCAAGCTCTACCGCACCACCATCCAGGGCGACGCGCCGTTCTGA
- a CDS encoding helix-turn-helix domain-containing protein, whose amino-acid sequence MHTEPDDLIGQRVAHNLLRLRGKRNLSLDALARISGVSRAMLAQIESGRSVPSIKVLCKIAQGLKVSVAAFLDDRAFAGVAVLPAQQSKRLVSADGAFTSRALFPFDVARQVEFYELRLRGLGQEDAEAHAPGTQENLVVAQGVLEVRVNEERFLLATGDSILFYADQPHSYRNPADSEALAYLVMTYPERLD is encoded by the coding sequence GTGCATACCGAACCCGATGATCTGATTGGCCAGCGCGTCGCCCACAACCTGCTGCGCCTGCGCGGCAAGCGCAATCTCTCGCTGGACGCCCTGGCGCGGATTTCCGGTGTCAGCCGGGCGATGCTGGCGCAGATCGAGTCCGGGCGCAGCGTGCCGTCGATCAAGGTGCTGTGCAAGATCGCCCAGGGTCTCAAGGTGTCGGTGGCAGCCTTCCTCGACGATCGCGCCTTCGCCGGCGTCGCCGTGCTGCCGGCGCAACAGAGCAAGCGCCTGGTCAGCGCCGACGGCGCCTTCACCAGCCGCGCGCTGTTCCCCTTCGATGTGGCGCGCCAGGTGGAGTTCTACGAACTGCGCCTGCGCGGCCTCGGCCAGGAAGACGCCGAGGCCCACGCCCCCGGCACCCAGGAGAACCTGGTGGTGGCGCAGGGGGTACTGGAAGTGCGGGTCAACGAAGAGCGTTTCCTGCTCGCCACCGGCGACTCGATCCTGTTCTACGCCGACCAGCCGCACAGCTACCGCAACCCCGCCGATAGCGAAGCCCTGGCGTACCTGGTGATGACCTACCCGGAGCGCCTGGACTGA
- a CDS encoding ABC transporter substrate-binding protein, which yields MNRIPRFTRLVAALGLGLSLATTLLASRPAQAEGEIRIAEQFGIVYLLLNVVRDQRLIEKHGQAEGLQIKVDWTQLSGGAAVNDALLSGAIDIAGAGVGPLLTIWDRTRGRQNVKAVASLGNFPYYLLSNDPRVRSIADFGAGDRIAVPAVGVSVQSRFLQYAAAKQWGDKQFDRLDKYTVALPHPDATAALVAGGTELTGHFSNPPFQDQALANPKVHVVLDSYELLGPNSPTVLFATEKFRQDNPKTYRAFVEALKEAAAFAQNDKAAAADTYIRVTGAKIDRAALLKIIANPQVEFSVTPKNTYPLAEFLYRVGAIRNKPASWQDYFFQDGAPLQGS from the coding sequence ATGAACCGCATTCCCCGTTTCACCCGCCTGGTCGCCGCGCTCGGCCTGGGCCTGAGCCTCGCCACCACGCTGCTGGCCAGCCGGCCGGCGCAGGCCGAGGGCGAGATCCGCATCGCCGAGCAGTTCGGCATCGTCTACCTGCTGCTCAACGTGGTCCGCGACCAGCGCCTGATCGAAAAGCACGGCCAGGCCGAGGGCCTGCAAATCAAGGTCGACTGGACCCAACTGTCCGGCGGCGCGGCGGTCAACGATGCGCTGCTGTCCGGGGCGATCGATATCGCCGGTGCCGGCGTCGGTCCGCTGCTGACCATCTGGGACCGTACCCGCGGGCGCCAGAACGTCAAGGCGGTGGCTTCGCTGGGCAACTTCCCCTACTACCTGCTGAGCAACGACCCGCGGGTCAGGAGCATCGCCGACTTCGGCGCCGGGGATCGCATCGCCGTGCCGGCGGTGGGGGTTTCGGTGCAGTCGCGCTTCCTCCAGTACGCCGCGGCGAAGCAGTGGGGCGACAAGCAGTTCGACCGCCTCGACAAGTACACCGTGGCGCTGCCGCATCCGGACGCCACCGCCGCGCTGGTGGCCGGCGGCACCGAGCTGACCGGGCATTTCTCCAACCCGCCGTTCCAGGACCAGGCGCTGGCCAACCCGAAGGTCCACGTGGTGCTCGACAGCTACGAGCTGCTGGGGCCGAATTCGCCGACCGTGCTGTTCGCCACGGAGAAGTTCCGCCAGGACAACCCGAAGACCTACCGGGCCTTCGTCGAGGCGCTGAAGGAAGCGGCGGCCTTCGCCCAGAACGACAAGGCGGCCGCCGCCGATACCTATATCCGGGTGACCGGGGCGAAGATCGACCGAGCCGCGCTGCTGAAGATCATCGCCAATCCGCAGGTGGAGTTCAGCGTCACGCCGAAGAACACCTATCCGCTGGCGGAGTTTCTCTACCGGGTCGGTGCGATCCGCAACAAGCCGGCCTCCTGGCAGGACTATTTCTTCCAGGACGGCGCGCCGTTGCAGGGGAGTTGA
- a CDS encoding serine hydrolase domain-containing protein: MSSFEREPGCGLAENVDQVIEAAFADQRLVGAVVLVAHRGQWLYRRAAGLADREAGRIMGEDSLFRLASVSKPIVSVAALSLVDEGRLALDEPIADWLPAFRPRLADGREARITPRQLLSHSAGLGYRFLEADADGPYARAGISDGMDLPGFDLAENLRRLASVPLLYEPGRAWGYSLATDVLGALVERVDGRPLAEALRQRVGIPAGMRDSGFLCADACRLAAVYVSDRPRPRRMAGRETVAPFEDSVGIRFEPNRAFEPSAYASGGAGMIGSAGDVLRLLEILRQGGAPLLTPGLVEEMGRDQVPGLELPANPGFGFGLGFSVLRDSAIAQSPEAPGTWRWGGAYGHSWFVDRARELSVVALTNTLFEGMSGRFVNDLRDAVYRSAELR, from the coding sequence ATGTCCAGTTTCGAACGAGAGCCAGGCTGCGGCCTGGCGGAAAATGTCGATCAGGTGATCGAGGCGGCATTCGCCGACCAGCGCCTGGTGGGGGCGGTGGTGCTGGTGGCACACCGGGGGCAGTGGCTCTATCGACGGGCTGCCGGCCTGGCCGACCGCGAAGCCGGCCGGATAATGGGCGAGGACAGCCTGTTCCGCCTGGCCTCGGTGAGCAAGCCGATCGTCAGCGTCGCGGCCCTGAGCCTGGTGGATGAGGGCCGGCTGGCCCTCGATGAGCCGATCGCCGACTGGTTGCCGGCGTTCCGTCCGCGCCTGGCCGACGGCCGCGAGGCGCGCATCACGCCGCGGCAGTTGCTGAGCCACAGCGCCGGCCTCGGCTATCGCTTCCTCGAAGCCGACGCAGACGGCCCCTATGCCCGCGCCGGGATTTCCGATGGCATGGACCTGCCGGGTTTCGACCTGGCCGAGAATCTCCGTCGCCTGGCCTCCGTGCCCTTGCTCTACGAACCCGGCCGCGCCTGGGGCTATTCGCTGGCCACCGACGTGCTCGGCGCGCTGGTGGAGCGGGTCGACGGGCGGCCGCTGGCGGAAGCGCTGCGGCAGCGGGTCGGGATTCCAGCCGGCATGCGCGACAGCGGCTTCCTCTGCGCCGACGCGTGCCGACTGGCGGCGGTCTACGTCAGCGACCGGCCACGCCCGCGCCGAATGGCCGGGCGGGAGACCGTGGCGCCGTTCGAGGACAGCGTCGGCATTCGCTTCGAGCCGAATCGGGCCTTCGAACCGTCTGCCTATGCGTCCGGCGGGGCGGGGATGATCGGCAGCGCCGGCGACGTGCTGCGCCTTTTGGAAATCCTTCGCCAGGGCGGCGCGCCGTTGCTGACGCCTGGCCTGGTGGAGGAGATGGGTCGCGACCAGGTACCCGGCCTGGAACTGCCGGCCAATCCCGGTTTCGGCTTCGGCCTGGGTTTCTCCGTGCTGCGCGACTCGGCCATCGCGCAATCGCCGGAGGCTCCCGGCACCTGGCGCTGGGGTGGCGCCTACGGGCATTCCTGGTTCGTCGACCGGGCCCGCGAACTGTCGGTGGTGGCGCTTACCAACACCCTGTTCGAGGGCATGTCGGGACGCTTCGTCAACGACCTGCGCGACGCCGTCTACCGTTCCGCGGAGCTGCGCTGA
- a CDS encoding ABC transporter ATP-binding protein yields MNAASRQPSTLPADALLAVDGVSLEYRTRSRVVRATQRVSFEVDPADRFVLLGPSGCGKSTLLKAVAGFITPSEGEIRLQGQAVRAPGPDRIVVFQEFDQLPPWKTVRQNVLFPLRVSGQVTRDEAERRADECLEKVGLAGFAEAYPHTLSGGMKARVAIARALAMQPKILLMDEPFAALDALTRRKMQEELLRLWEEVRFTLLFVTHSIEEALVVGNRILLLSPHPGRVRAEVHGHPFGLHSLGGEPLQAAARRIHRLLFDEGGEPTAAATLDFADIRLAH; encoded by the coding sequence ATGAACGCCGCCTCCCGCCAACCTTCCACGCTCCCCGCCGACGCCCTGCTGGCGGTGGACGGAGTCAGCCTCGAATACCGCACCCGCTCGCGCGTGGTGCGGGCCACCCAGCGGGTCAGCTTCGAAGTCGACCCGGCCGATCGCTTCGTCCTGCTCGGCCCGTCCGGTTGCGGCAAGTCGACCCTGCTCAAGGCGGTGGCCGGCTTCATCACGCCCAGCGAGGGCGAGATCCGCCTTCAGGGACAGGCGGTCAGGGCGCCCGGCCCCGACCGTATCGTGGTGTTCCAGGAGTTCGACCAGTTGCCGCCATGGAAGACCGTACGGCAGAACGTGCTGTTCCCCTTGCGGGTGTCCGGCCAGGTGACGCGCGACGAGGCCGAGCGACGCGCCGACGAATGCCTCGAGAAGGTCGGCCTGGCGGGCTTCGCCGAGGCCTACCCGCACACGCTGTCCGGGGGCATGAAGGCGCGGGTGGCGATCGCCCGGGCGCTGGCGATGCAGCCGAAGATCCTGCTGATGGACGAGCCGTTCGCCGCGCTGGACGCGCTGACCCGGCGAAAGATGCAGGAAGAACTGCTGCGCCTGTGGGAAGAGGTGCGTTTCACCCTGCTGTTCGTCACCCACTCCATCGAGGAGGCGTTGGTGGTGGGCAACCGCATCCTGCTGCTCTCGCCGCACCCGGGGCGGGTCCGGGCCGAAGTGCACGGCCACCCGTTCGGGCTGCACAGCCTTGGCGGCGAGCCGCTGCAAGCCGCGGCGCGACGCATCCACCGCTTGCTGTTCGACGAGGGCGGCGAACCGACGGCGGCCGCGACCCTCGACTTCGCCGATATCCGGCTGGCCCATTGA
- a CDS encoding NAD(P)/FAD-dependent oxidoreductase: protein MINIETPTYYTATKKYELSFPSLETDLDADVVVIGGGFSGINTALELAEHGITDIVVLEARHLGFGGTGRNGGQIMAGIGHDLEKIRKDVGEDGLRAIFEISDLGADIIKGRIEKYAIDADFCHGYGYMGFNARQAKTLQAWEKEFRSLGSPHEIRYLHGAEVRQIIGSDAYGSALLHMGGGHVHSLNLLLGEAKALAGLGARIFEYSPALEVQYGERIRVRTAKGSVTANKLLWACDSFLNRLEPELHRTTINTYAFQMMTEPLPDELIQRISPIRGAYSDIRPVIDYYRVTNENRLLFGAATPFVERIPGDLKAWNRKLMLKIFPYLEHVRIDLAWGGPMACSANLFPQIGSLSGRPNAFFVQGYSGFGVTPSHIVCKVLAEGMSEGSARYDLLSSVRRIPIHGKDHFRPLLLSAGKTWHQLSGYWNGRR, encoded by the coding sequence ATGATCAACATCGAGACGCCGACCTACTACACGGCGACCAAGAAGTACGAATTGTCCTTCCCCTCCCTGGAAACCGACCTGGACGCCGACGTGGTGGTGATCGGCGGCGGCTTCTCCGGGATCAACACCGCGCTTGAGCTGGCCGAGCACGGCATCACCGACATCGTCGTGCTGGAGGCCCGCCACCTCGGCTTCGGCGGTACCGGGCGCAACGGCGGGCAGATCATGGCCGGCATCGGCCACGACCTGGAGAAGATCCGCAAGGACGTCGGCGAGGACGGCCTGCGGGCGATCTTCGAGATCAGCGACCTCGGCGCCGACATCATCAAGGGCCGTATCGAGAAGTACGCCATCGACGCCGACTTCTGCCATGGCTACGGCTACATGGGCTTCAACGCACGCCAGGCGAAGACCCTGCAGGCCTGGGAAAAGGAATTCCGGTCGCTCGGCTCGCCCCATGAGATCCGTTACCTGCACGGTGCCGAGGTGCGCCAGATCATCGGCTCGGACGCCTACGGCAGCGCCCTGCTGCACATGGGCGGCGGCCATGTGCACTCGCTCAACCTGCTGCTCGGCGAAGCCAAGGCGCTGGCCGGCCTCGGCGCACGGATATTCGAATACAGCCCGGCGCTGGAGGTGCAATACGGCGAGCGCATCCGCGTGCGCACGGCCAAGGGCTCGGTCACCGCGAACAAGCTGCTCTGGGCCTGCGACAGCTTCCTCAACCGGCTCGAACCCGAGCTGCACCGCACCACCATCAATACCTACGCGTTCCAGATGATGACCGAACCGCTGCCGGACGAACTGATCCAGCGGATCAGCCCGATCCGCGGCGCCTACAGCGACATCCGCCCGGTCATCGACTACTACCGGGTGACCAACGAGAACCGCCTGCTGTTCGGCGCCGCCACACCCTTCGTCGAACGCATCCCCGGCGACCTCAAGGCCTGGAACCGCAAGCTGATGCTGAAGATCTTCCCCTACCTGGAGCACGTCCGCATCGACCTCGCCTGGGGTGGGCCGATGGCTTGCAGCGCCAACCTGTTCCCGCAGATCGGCAGCCTCTCGGGGCGGCCCAACGCGTTCTTCGTCCAGGGTTATTCCGGGTTCGGCGTGACCCCCAGCCACATCGTCTGCAAGGTCCTCGCCGAAGGCATGAGCGAAGGCTCGGCGCGCTACGACCTGCTCAGCTCGGTGCGCCGCATCCCGATCCACGGCAAGGACCACTTCCGCCCGCTGCTGCTCAGCGCAGGCAAGACCTGGCACCAGCTCTCCGGCTACTGGAACGGCCGGCGCTGA
- the gntR gene encoding LacI family DNA-binding transcriptional regulator GntR: MSITKNDKNTRTTGRPTLNEVARRAGVSPITASRALRGVASVAEELAQKVRDAARELGYVANPAARALASAQSHSVAVLVPSLANLLFIETLEAIHAVLRPQGLEVLIGNFHYSRNEEEDLIRNYLAYQPRGLLLTGFERTESARRMIEASGIPCVYMMDLDSGSGLNCVGFSQLRAGEAAAEHLLARGRRRLAYIGAQLDQRTLLRGEGFRRALQKAGCYDPGLEILTPRPSSVALGGELFVQLLASQPQVDGVFFCNDDLAQGALLEALRRGVKVPEQIAVLGFNDLPGSDCTVPRLSSIRTPREAIGRRAAEQLLALIAGKEVRDSALDMGFELMAREST, from the coding sequence ATGAGCATCACCAAGAACGACAAGAACACGCGAACCACCGGACGTCCCACCCTCAACGAAGTCGCGCGCCGCGCCGGGGTCAGCCCGATCACCGCGTCGCGCGCGTTGCGCGGCGTCGCCAGCGTCGCCGAAGAACTGGCGCAGAAGGTCCGCGACGCCGCCCGCGAACTCGGCTACGTGGCCAACCCCGCGGCGCGCGCGCTGGCCTCGGCGCAAAGCCACAGCGTGGCGGTGCTGGTGCCGTCGCTGGCCAACCTGCTGTTCATCGAGACCCTCGAGGCGATCCACGCGGTACTGCGGCCGCAGGGCCTGGAAGTGCTGATCGGCAACTTCCACTACTCGCGCAACGAGGAAGAGGACCTGATCCGCAACTACCTGGCCTACCAGCCACGCGGCCTGCTGCTGACCGGCTTCGAGCGCACCGAGAGCGCCCGGCGGATGATCGAGGCCAGCGGCATTCCCTGCGTGTACATGATGGACCTGGACTCCGGCTCCGGGCTCAATTGCGTCGGCTTCTCCCAGTTGCGCGCCGGCGAGGCCGCCGCCGAGCACCTGCTGGCACGCGGCCGCAGGCGCCTGGCCTACATCGGCGCCCAGCTCGACCAGCGCACCCTGCTGCGCGGCGAGGGGTTCCGCCGCGCCTTGCAAAAGGCCGGCTGCTACGACCCGGGGCTGGAAATCCTTACGCCGCGGCCGTCCTCGGTGGCCCTCGGCGGCGAACTCTTCGTGCAGTTGCTGGCCAGCCAGCCGCAGGTCGACGGGGTGTTCTTCTGCAACGACGACCTGGCCCAGGGCGCGCTGCTGGAGGCCCTGCGCCGTGGGGTCAAGGTGCCGGAACAGATCGCCGTGCTCGGTTTCAACGACCTGCCGGGTTCGGACTGCACGGTCCCGCGCCTGAGCAGCATCCGCACCCCGCGCGAAGCCATCGGCCGGCGCGCGGCGGAGCAGTTGCTGGCGCTGATCGCCGGCAAGGAGGTGCGCGATAGCGCGCTGGACATGGGGTTCGAGCTGATGGCGCGGGAGAGCACCTGA
- a CDS encoding MFS transporter — protein MGRREAFPENAGAAASAVAPRLPLSALLAMAMSGFVAILSETLPAGLLPQIGAGLAVSEALAGQLVSVYALGSLLAALPAASLTQGWRRRRVLLLALLIFFVCNSLTAVSSDYRLTLLARFGSGVAAGLAWGLLAGYARRLVPPEQQGRALAVAMLGAPLALSLGVPLGTWLGGLLGWRWAFGLLSLTALLLVGWVLRSVPDFPGQPAGRRLRLLGVLRTPGVRPVLLVIVAWVLAHNILYTYIAPFLAKVGLGASVDLALLVFGSAAVAGIWLVGVLVDRHLRRMVLASLALFAVAALALCLGARWSWLAFAGLALWGLTFGGAATLLQTASADAAGEGADLAQSMIVVAWNLAIAGGGALGGMVLQRWGSEMLPWTLLPLIGLAAALAWGNAAHAFRVGPRDFRRASPEHRKAAQ, from the coding sequence ATGGGACGCCGCGAAGCATTTCCGGAGAACGCCGGGGCCGCTGCGTCGGCCGTGGCGCCGCGGCTGCCGCTGAGTGCGCTGCTGGCGATGGCGATGTCCGGCTTCGTCGCCATTCTCAGCGAAACCCTGCCGGCCGGCCTGCTGCCGCAAATCGGCGCGGGGCTGGCGGTCAGCGAGGCGCTGGCCGGGCAACTGGTCAGCGTCTACGCCTTGGGTTCGCTACTGGCCGCGCTGCCGGCGGCGAGCCTGACCCAGGGCTGGCGGCGGCGCCGGGTGCTGCTGCTGGCGCTGCTGATCTTCTTCGTCTGCAACAGCCTAACCGCCGTTTCCTCGGATTACCGCCTGACCCTGCTGGCGCGCTTCGGCAGCGGCGTCGCCGCCGGCCTCGCCTGGGGCCTGCTGGCCGGCTACGCGCGGCGCCTGGTGCCGCCGGAGCAGCAGGGGCGGGCGTTGGCGGTGGCCATGCTCGGTGCGCCGCTGGCGCTGTCGCTCGGCGTTCCGCTGGGCACCTGGCTGGGCGGCCTGCTCGGCTGGCGCTGGGCCTTCGGCCTGTTGTCGCTGACCGCGCTGCTGCTGGTCGGCTGGGTGCTGCGCAGCGTGCCGGACTTCCCTGGCCAGCCGGCCGGGCGGCGCCTGCGTCTGCTCGGGGTGCTGCGCACGCCGGGCGTGCGTCCGGTATTGCTGGTGATCGTCGCCTGGGTGCTGGCGCACAACATCCTCTACACCTATATCGCGCCGTTCCTCGCCAAGGTCGGCCTGGGCGCCTCGGTGGACCTGGCCCTGCTGGTATTCGGCAGCGCCGCGGTGGCGGGAATCTGGCTGGTCGGCGTGCTGGTCGACCGGCATTTGCGGCGGATGGTCCTGGCCAGCCTGGCGCTGTTCGCCGTAGCGGCGCTGGCGCTGTGCCTGGGCGCTCGCTGGAGCTGGCTGGCGTTCGCCGGCCTGGCCCTCTGGGGGCTGACGTTCGGTGGCGCGGCGACGCTGCTGCAGACCGCCTCGGCGGACGCCGCCGGGGAGGGCGCCGACCTGGCCCAGTCGATGATCGTGGTGGCCTGGAACCTGGCCATCGCCGGCGGCGGAGCGTTGGGCGGCATGGTGTTGCAGCGTTGGGGCAGCGAGATGCTGCCCTGGACCCTGCTGCCGTTGATCGGCCTGGCCGCGGCGCTGGCCTGGGGCAATGCCGCGCACGCTTTCCGCGTCGGCCCGCGCGACTTCCGCAGGGCATCGCCCGAGCACCGGAAAGCGGCGCAATAG